From the genome of Kitasatospora acidiphila, one region includes:
- the nirB gene encoding nitrite reductase large subunit NirB: MTTEHRPRDLVLVGHGMVGQRFLEAFVEQPGAAGWRITVLAEEPRAAYDRVHLTSWFSGTSAEELSLTPAGFLAEHGIDLRLADPAVAIDRAARTVGCASGTVLHYDALVLATGSYPFVPPVPGHDAAGCHVYRTIEDLERIRAEAQSDGTTIGVVVGGGLLGLEAAGALTALGLQTHVVEFAPRLMAIQIDEGGGQLLRRKIEDLGVNVHTGAGTQAILTGEDGRVRAMGLSDGRELPADLVVFSAGVRPRDQLARDCDLPVGERGGIVVDERCRTRDPHVYAIGECALAVDGKVYGLVAPGYAMAETAARSLAGELRDEHHFTGADTSTKLKLLGVDVASFGDAHGATEGAVDVLYSDSRSGVYKKLVIGGDGQLLGGVLVGDTESYGLLRPLAIGGKPLTTAPGHLVLPAGLAPASGPVALPDEAIVCSCHNVTKGEIRAAVAEQGCATVPEVKKCTKAGTGCGSCVKLLGAIVADELAAGGVTVDNSLCEHFGQTRSELYEIVRVAGITGFSELLDRYGRGGEGCDLCKPAVASILAGLAGGHILDGEQGALQDTNDHFLANLQRNGSYSVVPRIPGGEITPQGLITIGEIARDHGLYTKITGGQRIDLFGATVDQLPRIWRRLVDAGFESGHAYGKSLRTVKSCVGQTWCRYGVQDSVGLAIELELRYRGLRSPHKLKAAVSGCARECAEAQGKDFGVIATSAGWNLYVGGNGGMTPRHADLLAADLDKETLLRTIDRFLMFYIRTADRLERTSVWLERIEGGLDHVRQVVLEDSLGICGELDSLIDRHIACYQDEWAAVLADPDRLRRFTSFVNAPGAPDPTVTFVPERDQIRPARPDEDGRVLTPALIAGPHLEVHSA; the protein is encoded by the coding sequence ATGACGACGGAACACCGCCCGCGCGACCTGGTCCTGGTCGGCCACGGCATGGTCGGCCAGCGCTTCCTGGAGGCCTTCGTCGAGCAGCCCGGCGCAGCCGGCTGGCGGATCACCGTGCTCGCCGAGGAGCCCCGCGCCGCCTACGACCGGGTCCACCTCACCTCCTGGTTCTCCGGCACCAGCGCCGAAGAGCTGTCGCTCACCCCGGCCGGCTTCCTCGCCGAGCACGGCATCGACCTGCGCCTCGCCGACCCCGCCGTGGCGATCGACCGCGCCGCCCGCACCGTCGGCTGCGCCTCCGGCACGGTGCTGCACTACGACGCGCTGGTGCTGGCCACCGGCTCCTACCCGTTCGTGCCACCCGTCCCCGGCCATGACGCGGCCGGCTGCCACGTCTACCGCACCATCGAGGACCTGGAGCGGATCCGCGCCGAGGCCCAGAGCGACGGCACCACGATCGGCGTGGTGGTCGGCGGTGGCCTGCTCGGCCTGGAAGCCGCCGGCGCGCTCACCGCACTCGGCCTCCAGACCCATGTGGTCGAGTTCGCGCCGCGCCTGATGGCCATCCAGATCGACGAGGGCGGCGGGCAGCTGCTGCGCCGCAAGATCGAAGACCTCGGCGTCAACGTCCACACCGGCGCCGGCACCCAGGCGATCCTCACCGGCGAGGACGGCCGGGTCCGCGCGATGGGCCTGTCCGACGGCCGCGAACTCCCCGCCGACCTGGTGGTCTTCTCCGCCGGCGTACGGCCCCGCGACCAACTGGCCCGCGACTGCGACCTGCCGGTGGGCGAGCGCGGCGGCATCGTGGTCGACGAGCGCTGCCGCACCCGCGACCCGCACGTCTACGCCATCGGCGAATGCGCCCTGGCCGTGGACGGCAAGGTCTACGGCCTGGTCGCCCCCGGCTACGCGATGGCCGAGACCGCCGCCCGCTCGCTGGCCGGCGAACTGCGCGACGAGCACCACTTCACCGGCGCCGACACCTCCACCAAGCTCAAGCTGCTCGGCGTCGACGTCGCCAGCTTCGGTGACGCCCACGGCGCCACCGAAGGCGCCGTCGACGTGCTCTACAGCGACAGCCGGTCCGGCGTCTACAAGAAGCTGGTCATCGGCGGCGACGGGCAGCTGCTCGGCGGTGTGCTGGTCGGCGACACCGAGTCCTACGGCCTGCTGCGGCCCCTCGCCATCGGCGGCAAGCCGCTCACCACCGCGCCCGGGCACCTGGTGCTGCCGGCCGGGCTGGCCCCGGCGAGCGGGCCGGTCGCGCTGCCGGACGAGGCGATCGTCTGCTCCTGCCACAACGTCACCAAGGGCGAGATCCGCGCGGCCGTCGCCGAACAGGGCTGCGCCACCGTGCCCGAGGTCAAGAAGTGCACCAAGGCCGGGACCGGCTGCGGCAGTTGCGTCAAACTGCTCGGCGCCATCGTCGCCGACGAGCTGGCGGCCGGCGGCGTCACCGTCGACAACAGCCTGTGCGAGCACTTCGGGCAGACCCGCAGCGAGCTCTACGAGATCGTCCGAGTGGCCGGCATCACCGGCTTCTCCGAGCTGCTGGACCGCTACGGGCGCGGCGGCGAGGGCTGCGACCTGTGCAAGCCGGCCGTCGCCTCGATCCTCGCCGGCCTGGCAGGAGGCCACATCCTGGACGGCGAGCAGGGCGCGCTGCAGGACACCAACGACCACTTCCTGGCCAACCTGCAACGCAACGGCTCCTATTCGGTGGTGCCGCGGATCCCCGGCGGCGAGATCACCCCGCAGGGGCTGATCACCATCGGCGAGATCGCCCGCGACCACGGCCTCTACACGAAGATCACCGGAGGCCAGCGGATCGACCTGTTCGGCGCCACCGTCGACCAACTCCCGCGGATCTGGCGGCGCCTGGTCGACGCCGGCTTCGAATCCGGCCACGCCTACGGCAAGTCGCTGCGCACCGTGAAGTCCTGCGTGGGCCAGACCTGGTGCCGCTACGGCGTGCAGGACTCGGTCGGCCTCGCCATCGAACTGGAGCTGCGCTACCGGGGACTGCGCTCCCCGCACAAGCTCAAGGCCGCCGTCTCCGGCTGCGCCCGCGAGTGCGCCGAAGCCCAGGGCAAGGACTTCGGCGTCATCGCCACCTCTGCGGGCTGGAACCTCTACGTCGGCGGCAACGGCGGCATGACGCCCCGTCACGCCGACCTGCTGGCAGCCGACTTGGACAAGGAGACGCTGCTGCGGACCATCGACCGGTTCCTGATGTTCTACATCCGCACCGCCGACCGGCTGGAGCGCACCTCGGTCTGGCTGGAGCGGATCGAGGGCGGCCTGGACCACGTCCGGCAGGTGGTGCTGGAGGACTCGCTCGGCATCTGCGGCGAACTTGATTCTCTGATTGACCGTCACATCGCCTGCTACCAGGACGAATGGGCCGCAGTGCTGGCCGACCCGGACCGGCTGCGCCGCTTCACCTCCTTCGTCAACGCCCCCGGCGCGCCCGACCCGACGGTGACCTTCGTCCCCGAGCGCGACCAGATCCGCCCCGCCCGCCCCGACGAGGACGGGCGCGTCCTCACCCCGGCACTGATCGCCGGCCCCCACCTGGAGGTGCACAGCGCATGA
- a CDS encoding nitrate/nitrite transporter: MSTAVKDPARTRAITDWRPEDDDFWAEGGATVARRNLLFSVLSEHIGFSVWSLWSVLVLFLGPAYHIDPAGKFTLTALPTALGALLRLPYGYAVARFGGRNWTVVSTLLLLVPTALAALVLRPGVSYGTLLAVACVAGVGGGNFASSMANINAFYPQRLKGWALGINAGGGNLGVPVVQLVGLAVLATAGAAHPRLVPLVYLPLIVLAALGAALKMDNNPALKNDRRALHEVLKEPHSWVVSVLYIGTFGSFIGFGFAFGQVLQVQFHHTFDTPVKAAYLTFLGPLLGSLCRPVGGRLADRHGGAGIALGAFLLMAVGTGIVFAASRADSLPLFLTGFTALFVLSGIGNGATYKMIPAVFQARARAAVEAGADPTTAEHDSRRRATALIGLAGAIGAFGGVLVNLAFRQSFLAGGNGDAAYLAFLAAYALCSVLTWAVYLRPGAGKIAPGTI, translated from the coding sequence ATGAGCACAGCGGTCAAGGACCCGGCCCGGACCCGGGCGATCACCGACTGGAGACCGGAGGACGACGACTTCTGGGCCGAGGGCGGGGCCACGGTGGCCCGGCGCAACCTGCTCTTCTCGGTGCTGTCCGAGCACATCGGCTTCTCGGTGTGGAGCCTCTGGTCGGTGCTGGTGCTCTTCCTCGGCCCGGCCTACCACATCGACCCGGCCGGCAAGTTCACCCTCACCGCCCTGCCCACCGCCCTCGGCGCGCTGCTGCGGCTGCCCTACGGCTACGCGGTGGCCCGGTTCGGCGGCCGCAACTGGACCGTCGTCAGCACCCTGCTGCTCCTGGTGCCGACCGCGCTGGCCGCCCTGGTGCTGCGGCCCGGCGTCTCCTACGGCACCCTGCTCGCGGTCGCCTGCGTCGCGGGCGTCGGCGGCGGCAACTTCGCCTCCTCGATGGCCAACATCAACGCCTTCTACCCGCAGCGGCTCAAGGGCTGGGCGCTGGGCATCAACGCCGGCGGCGGCAACCTCGGCGTGCCGGTCGTGCAACTGGTCGGCCTGGCCGTGCTCGCCACGGCCGGCGCCGCCCACCCCAGGCTGGTCCCGCTGGTCTACCTCCCGCTGATCGTGCTGGCGGCGCTCGGCGCGGCCCTGAAGATGGACAACAACCCCGCGCTGAAGAACGACCGGCGCGCGCTGCACGAGGTGCTGAAGGAACCGCACAGCTGGGTGGTGTCAGTGCTCTACATCGGCACCTTCGGCAGCTTCATCGGGTTCGGCTTCGCCTTCGGGCAGGTGCTCCAGGTGCAGTTCCACCACACCTTCGACACCCCGGTGAAGGCCGCCTACCTCACCTTCCTCGGCCCCCTGCTGGGCTCGCTCTGCAGGCCGGTCGGCGGGCGGCTCGCCGACCGCCACGGCGGCGCCGGAATCGCCCTGGGCGCCTTCCTGCTGATGGCCGTCGGCACCGGCATCGTGTTCGCCGCCTCCCGGGCCGACTCGCTGCCGCTGTTCCTGACCGGCTTCACCGCCCTCTTCGTGCTGAGCGGCATCGGCAACGGCGCCACCTACAAGATGATTCCGGCCGTCTTCCAGGCCCGGGCCCGCGCGGCGGTCGAGGCCGGCGCCGACCCGACCACCGCCGAGCACGACTCCCGCCGCCGCGCCACCGCGCTGATCGGACTGGCAGGCGCCATCGGCGCGTTCGGCGGAGTGCTGGTCAACCTGGCCTTCCGGCAGTCCTTCCTGGCCGGTGGCAACGGCGACGCCGCCTACCTGGCCTTCCTGGCCGCCTACGCGCTCTGCTCGGTGCTGACCTGGGCGGTGTACCTGCGGCCCGGCGCGGGAAAGATCGCACCCGGTACCATCTGA
- the nirD gene encoding nitrite reductase small subunit NirD, with the protein MTETTGMTDTGTVEILDGREWTRICDYEQLTPGRGVAALSAEGQQVAVFRDRSGAVYAVDNRDPFSGAYVLSRGILGSRAGVPTVSSPMYKQVFDLRDGRCLDEETAPDGRPAVLRVWPVRIAQGSAS; encoded by the coding sequence ATGACCGAAACAACGGGTATGACCGACACCGGTACCGTGGAGATCCTGGACGGCCGGGAGTGGACCCGGATCTGCGACTACGAGCAGCTGACCCCCGGCCGCGGCGTCGCCGCACTGAGCGCCGAAGGACAGCAGGTCGCCGTCTTCCGGGACCGCTCGGGCGCGGTGTACGCGGTGGACAACCGCGACCCGTTCAGCGGCGCCTACGTCCTCTCGCGCGGCATCCTCGGCAGCCGCGCCGGAGTGCCGACCGTCTCCTCCCCGATGTACAAGCAGGTCTTCGACCTGCGGGACGGGCGCTGCCTGGACGAGGAGACCGCCCCCGACGGCCGGCCCGCGGTGCTCCGGGTCTGGCCGGTGCGGATCGCCCAGGGGAGCGCATCATGA